From Candidatus Manganitrophus morganii, the proteins below share one genomic window:
- a CDS encoding MMPL family transporter: protein MARKYFEFVTDHAYAVMAGVLLITLFCLFRLPFLKTELDPKRILPQDHPYIQMNNQIEQRFGGGRVVVVGVVSKEGSVFTPSTLAKIDRMAQAIEKIPGIYADNVLSLASRKVKHLQINDQGFNVERLMPEVPTTPEGAEAVRKRLFANPLYVGSLVSSDATAAAIVIDVQDTEAAEAIRKATAAVIEGEAPEPISDLAIYRQLKAIADKESDANTTIHLGGLPVSLAFLEMDTAVMNRWVFPIAFVLIMVIHYLSFRTFQGMLIPPLTALLSVVWALGFISLTGMKLDLWTKGLTPILIVAMAAGHSVQILRRFYDELEYAIGMDVPEPAQKTAVVQAGAKMAPVLLTAGLVAAASFASLVTFQLATFRSFGLMTAFGIVSALVLEMTFIPALRSLIPPPSGEELEVVLRKTFADRFLTKISRSILGPEQKWILAGGVVVVLVALIFANRIVLTNSLRDLFFEQTDLRKDDRVLNQKFGGTSTLNILISTPAPDGLKDPNIMRAIEGLQTRLKENPAVGRTESYVDYVKRMRRTFYQDDPRSEQVPDSPEEAAQFLFLYSVSGNPDDFKRLADVGYQNAVILTFLKSDATELAEQLIRTIDEYKAAHFPPDVTVGIAGSVPVTLALNDVIIHGKLLNVVQMIAITFILSSVIFRSFWGGVVVTIPLLFAVLWNFGFMGLTGIPLGISTAAVSAMAVGMGADYAIYILYRLREELSLNRHLDRVVQVTLATAGKAILLIAVAFAAGTFLVTFTGYYLHMEGILMPLAMLTSAAAAVIFIPAAIMTFRPHFIFRVIPSEWIELYTRGDAQKFNVEGDVLKKPKK, encoded by the coding sequence TCTTCACCCCTTCCACCCTCGCCAAGATCGATCGGATGGCCCAGGCGATCGAGAAGATCCCCGGGATCTACGCCGACAATGTCCTCAGCCTCGCCTCCCGGAAAGTCAAACACCTTCAGATCAACGATCAGGGCTTTAACGTCGAGCGGCTGATGCCGGAGGTTCCGACCACGCCGGAAGGGGCCGAGGCGGTCCGGAAGCGCCTCTTCGCCAACCCGCTCTATGTCGGCTCCCTCGTTTCGTCCGATGCGACCGCGGCCGCGATCGTCATCGACGTCCAGGACACCGAAGCGGCCGAGGCGATCCGAAAAGCCACCGCGGCGGTGATCGAGGGGGAAGCGCCGGAGCCGATCAGCGATCTTGCAATTTATCGCCAGCTCAAGGCGATCGCCGACAAGGAGAGCGACGCCAACACGACCATCCATCTCGGCGGCCTTCCGGTCTCCCTCGCCTTCCTGGAGATGGACACCGCCGTCATGAACCGGTGGGTCTTCCCGATCGCGTTCGTCCTGATCATGGTGATCCACTATCTCTCTTTCCGGACCTTCCAGGGGATGTTGATTCCCCCACTGACCGCGCTGTTGAGCGTGGTCTGGGCCTTGGGATTTATCAGTTTGACGGGGATGAAGCTCGATCTCTGGACGAAGGGGCTGACGCCGATTTTGATCGTCGCGATGGCGGCAGGCCACTCGGTCCAGATCCTCCGCCGTTTTTACGACGAGCTCGAATATGCGATCGGAATGGATGTTCCGGAGCCGGCGCAGAAAACCGCCGTGGTTCAGGCGGGCGCCAAGATGGCGCCGGTTCTTCTGACCGCGGGACTGGTCGCCGCGGCGAGCTTCGCTTCGCTGGTGACTTTTCAGCTCGCGACCTTCCGATCGTTCGGATTGATGACCGCCTTCGGGATCGTCAGCGCGCTGGTTCTGGAGATGACCTTCATCCCCGCCCTCCGCTCGCTGATCCCCCCGCCGAGCGGCGAGGAGTTGGAGGTGGTCCTGCGCAAGACCTTCGCCGACCGGTTTCTCACCAAGATCAGCCGATCGATCCTCGGTCCGGAGCAGAAATGGATTCTCGCGGGAGGGGTGGTCGTCGTATTGGTCGCCCTGATCTTCGCCAACCGGATCGTCCTGACCAACTCCCTTCGCGATCTCTTCTTTGAGCAGACCGATCTGCGAAAAGATGATCGGGTCTTGAACCAAAAGTTCGGCGGGACTTCGACCTTGAACATCCTGATCAGCACACCCGCGCCGGACGGCCTGAAAGACCCGAACATCATGCGGGCGATCGAAGGTCTTCAAACGCGGCTGAAGGAGAACCCGGCGGTCGGCCGGACCGAATCGTACGTCGATTACGTGAAGCGGATGCGGCGGACCTTTTACCAGGACGATCCCCGCTCGGAGCAGGTTCCCGACAGCCCGGAAGAGGCAGCGCAGTTTCTCTTCCTCTATTCGGTCTCCGGCAATCCCGACGACTTCAAGCGGCTGGCCGACGTCGGTTATCAGAATGCCGTGATCCTCACCTTTCTAAAATCGGATGCGACAGAACTGGCCGAGCAGTTGATCCGGACGATCGATGAATACAAGGCGGCCCATTTCCCCCCCGATGTGACGGTCGGGATCGCGGGAAGCGTCCCGGTCACCCTGGCGCTCAACGATGTGATCATCCACGGCAAGCTTTTGAACGTGGTGCAGATGATCGCGATTACCTTTATCCTCTCCTCGGTGATCTTCCGTTCGTTCTGGGGAGGGGTGGTTGTGACGATTCCCCTCCTCTTTGCCGTCCTTTGGAATTTCGGTTTCATGGGATTGACCGGCATTCCGCTCGGCATCTCGACGGCGGCGGTCTCCGCGATGGCGGTCGGAATGGGAGCCGATTACGCGATCTACATTCTCTATCGATTACGCGAGGAGCTCTCCCTCAACCGCCACCTCGACCGGGTCGTCCAGGTCACCCTCGCCACCGCCGGAAAGGCGATTCTCCTGATCGCCGTCGCCTTCGCCGCCGGCACTTTCCTGGTTACCTTCACCGGCTACTACCTTCACATGGAAGGGATCCTGATGCCGCTCGCCATGCTGACGAGCGCCGCTGCGGCGGTGATCTTCATCCCCGCCGCCATCATGACCTTCCGACCCCACTTTATCTTCAGAGTCATCCCCTCCGAGTGGATCGAATTGTACACCCGGGGCGATGCTCAGAAGTTCAATGTGGAGGGGGACGTTTTGAAAAAACCGAAGAAGTAG
- a CDS encoding exopolysaccharide biosynthesis protein, with amino-acid sequence MKKSKTSHRPTRLSEDLRRILDQADGKGVTIGKIIEILHGRGFDVLIIILVLPFCTPIPLPGLSTPFGLILMFFGLRIALRQRPWLPKRLLNMEIPYPTLAKVVKGALAVSTRLEKVLHPRFRFFKDWPSFNFLNGLAILLSGLVLSLPLPIPFTNTIPAWSILLIAAGMMENDGAVIVAGYLMAGMTWVYLASLVWVGKAGLTWMGF; translated from the coding sequence GTGAAGAAGTCGAAAACGAGCCATCGTCCCACGCGTCTTTCCGAAGACCTCCGGCGGATCTTGGACCAGGCGGACGGCAAGGGGGTGACGATTGGAAAGATCATCGAAATCCTCCACGGCCGCGGCTTCGATGTCCTCATTATTATCTTGGTTCTTCCTTTTTGCACGCCGATTCCGCTTCCCGGCCTCTCGACCCCCTTCGGGCTGATCTTGATGTTCTTCGGCCTTCGCATCGCGCTCCGACAGCGTCCCTGGCTCCCGAAACGACTGCTCAACATGGAGATTCCCTATCCGACCCTCGCGAAGGTCGTCAAGGGGGCACTGGCCGTCTCCACCCGCCTGGAAAAGGTTCTCCATCCACGGTTTCGTTTCTTCAAAGATTGGCCTTCCTTCAATTTTCTGAACGGGCTCGCCATCCTCTTGAGCGGGTTGGTCTTGAGTCTCCCCCTTCCGATCCCCTTTACCAATACCATCCCGGCCTGGTCGATTCTATTGATCGCGGCGGGGATGATGGAAAACGACGGCGCCGTCATCGTCGCCGGCTATCTGATGGCCGGCATGACCTGGGTCTATCTGGCTTCGTTGGTGTGGGTTGGAAAAGCGGGACTCACCTGGATGGGATTCTAA